A section of the Pseudomonas sp. Q1-7 genome encodes:
- the exbB gene encoding tonB-system energizer ExbB, producing the protein MNPNARNAQPHIASRPPRLLAALLISLMLTPNASFAEEPTAQSVPAPASQAAAPAPIDTANAPAPAADGAVVPADAAAQDPNALPADPLAAEVKGEQMLAHDLSPWGMYQNADIVVKAVMIGLALASVLTWTVWIAKGFELLAAKRRLRRELASLKGARSLSEAGEKAGSGNCVSHLLVQDAQEEMKLSANTREKEGIKERVSFRLERLVAASGRQMSQGTGVLATIGSTAPFVGLFGTVWGIMNSFIGIAKSQTTNLAVVAPGIAEALLATALGLVAAIPAVVIYNVFARSIAGYKAQVSDASAQVLLLVSRDLDHHTADRGQSPHMVKVG; encoded by the coding sequence ATGAATCCCAACGCCCGCAACGCCCAGCCCCATATCGCCTCCCGCCCGCCACGCCTGCTGGCAGCCCTGTTGATCAGCCTGATGCTGACGCCCAACGCCTCCTTCGCGGAAGAGCCGACCGCCCAGTCCGTACCCGCACCTGCCAGCCAGGCGGCAGCCCCGGCTCCCATCGATACGGCCAATGCGCCCGCTCCGGCTGCCGACGGCGCCGTCGTACCGGCCGATGCCGCCGCCCAGGACCCGAACGCCCTGCCGGCCGATCCGCTGGCCGCCGAGGTGAAAGGCGAGCAGATGCTGGCCCATGACCTGTCCCCCTGGGGCATGTACCAGAATGCCGACATCGTGGTGAAAGCCGTGATGATCGGCCTGGCCCTGGCTTCGGTCCTGACCTGGACCGTGTGGATCGCCAAGGGCTTCGAGCTGCTGGCCGCCAAACGCCGGCTGCGCCGCGAGCTGGCCAGCCTGAAGGGGGCCCGCAGCCTGAGCGAAGCCGGCGAGAAGGCCGGCAGCGGCAACTGCGTCTCCCACCTGCTGGTACAGGACGCCCAGGAAGAGATGAAACTCTCCGCCAATACCCGCGAGAAGGAAGGCATCAAGGAGCGCGTCAGCTTCCGCCTGGAGCGCCTGGTCGCCGCCAGCGGCCGGCAGATGAGCCAGGGCACCGGCGTTCTCGCCACCATCGGCTCCACCGCGCCCTTCGTCGGCCTGTTCGGCACCGTCTGGGGCATCATGAACAGCTTCATCGGCATCGCCAAATCCCAGACCACCAACCTCGCCGTCGTCGCCCCCGGCATTGCCGAAGCCCTGCTGGCCACCGCCCTGGGCCTGGTCGCAGCGATTCCGGCCGTGGTGATCTACAACGTCTTCGCCCGCTCCATCGCCGGTTACAAGGCCCAGGTGTCCGACGCCTCGGCCCAGGTCCTGCTGCTGGTCAGCCGCGACCTCGACCATCACACGGCCGACCGTGGCCAGTCTCCGCACATGGTGAAAGTAGGCTGA
- a CDS encoding RidA family protein, with protein MSKTVISSDKAPAAIGTYSQAIKAGNTVYMSGQIPLDPKTMELVEGFEAQTVQVFENLKAVAEAAGGSFKDIVKLNIFLTDLSHFAKVNEVMGRYFEQPYPARAAIGVAALPRGSQVEMDAILVLE; from the coding sequence ATGAGCAAGACCGTTATCAGCAGCGACAAGGCCCCCGCCGCCATCGGCACTTATTCCCAGGCCATCAAGGCCGGCAACACCGTCTACATGTCCGGCCAGATCCCGCTGGACCCGAAGACCATGGAGCTGGTGGAGGGCTTCGAAGCCCAGACCGTGCAAGTGTTCGAGAACCTGAAGGCCGTGGCCGAAGCCGCCGGCGGCTCCTTCAAGGACATCGTCAAGCTGAACATCTTCCTCACCGACCTGTCCCACTTCGCCAAGGTCAACGAAGTCATGGGCCGTTACTTCGAGCAGCCCTACCCGGCCCGTGCCGCCATCGGCGTCGCCGCACTGCCACGCGGCTCCCAGGTGGAAATGGACGCCATCCTGGTCCTCGAATAA
- a CDS encoding NAD-dependent epimerase/dehydratase family protein: MSDTASLLIAGCGDVGSRLAQRMLQAGWTVHGLRRTVAALPAGVLPVAGDLEQAGCPLQWPEGPLDYLVYCAAATQHDAAGYRAAYVDGLRHVLAWLAAHGQKPRRLLFVSSSGVYGQRDGEWIDETAPAVAESYSGQLMREAERLALGSGLPATCVRLTGIYGPGREWLLKQVRMGYRVVSEPPLYANRIHVDDCAGLLAHLLRADAGGVALDDCYIGVDDDPAALHEVVAWLRERMGVTGWSEESAVRRSGSKRCSNARARALGWAPRYPSYREGYAAILDEA; encoded by the coding sequence ATGTCCGATACCGCTTCCCTTCTGATCGCCGGCTGCGGCGATGTCGGCAGTCGTCTGGCGCAACGAATGCTGCAGGCCGGCTGGACGGTTCACGGCCTGCGGCGCACTGTCGCAGCGCTCCCTGCCGGCGTCCTGCCAGTGGCGGGGGATCTGGAGCAGGCTGGCTGCCCGTTGCAGTGGCCGGAGGGCCCGCTGGACTACCTGGTCTACTGTGCGGCGGCGACTCAGCATGACGCCGCCGGTTATCGCGCCGCCTATGTCGACGGCTTGCGCCACGTGCTCGCCTGGCTCGCCGCGCACGGCCAGAAGCCGCGTCGCCTGCTGTTCGTGTCCAGCAGCGGGGTCTATGGCCAGCGCGATGGCGAGTGGATCGACGAAACCGCCCCCGCCGTGGCCGAGAGCTATTCCGGCCAGTTGATGCGGGAGGCGGAGCGTTTGGCCCTGGGCAGCGGCCTGCCGGCGACCTGCGTGCGCCTGACCGGCATCTACGGACCGGGTCGCGAATGGCTGCTCAAGCAGGTGCGCATGGGCTACCGGGTGGTCAGCGAGCCGCCGCTGTACGCGAATCGCATCCATGTGGACGATTGCGCGGGCTTGCTGGCCCATTTGCTGCGGGCGGATGCCGGCGGTGTGGCGCTGGACGACTGCTATATCGGGGTCGACGACGATCCGGCGGCGCTGCACGAGGTGGTGGCCTGGCTGCGCGAGCGGATGGGTGTCACCGGCTGGTCCGAGGAGTCCGCCGTGCGCCGCTCCGGCAGCAAGCGCTGCAGCAATGCGCGCGCGCGCGCCCTGGGCTGGGCACCGCGTTATCCCAGTTACCGCGAGGGCTACGCGGCCATCCTGGACGAGGCCTGA
- a CDS encoding AraC family transcriptional regulator, translated as MDANRMLARPWLPGVELFHADFSGQPFGRHSHDAFAIGAILQGVGGYQCRGARHALPAGTLSLMNPEEPHTGHAESARLVYRMLYVEESRLPALLGRKRLPGGFRELNPADDGRVAAGLARLAVEFERGDALALESELLEVLERVFVRHGGLRAAAPAARDGGITAFLRDYLEAHYAEAVSLEQLAGLVQRHPRHLIEAFRRAYGVPPHTYLLQRRVREAKRLLLDDLPPLGVALSLGFYDQAHFSGTFKRFTGVTPGQFRRAART; from the coding sequence GTGGACGCCAATCGGATGCTCGCCCGCCCCTGGCTGCCGGGGGTGGAATTGTTCCATGCAGATTTTTCCGGCCAGCCCTTCGGTCGCCACAGCCATGATGCCTTCGCCATCGGCGCCATCCTCCAGGGCGTCGGCGGCTACCAGTGTCGGGGGGCACGCCATGCCTTGCCGGCCGGCACGCTGTCGCTGATGAATCCGGAGGAGCCCCATACCGGTCATGCCGAGTCGGCGCGGCTGGTCTATCGCATGCTCTATGTCGAGGAATCGCGCCTGCCCGCGCTGCTCGGGCGCAAGCGCCTGCCTGGCGGCTTCCGCGAATTGAATCCGGCGGACGATGGCCGGGTGGCGGCGGGGCTCGCACGGCTGGCAGTCGAATTCGAGCGCGGCGATGCACTGGCGCTGGAAAGCGAATTGCTGGAGGTGCTGGAGCGGGTATTCGTGCGCCATGGCGGCTTGCGCGCGGCGGCTCCGGCTGCGCGGGATGGCGGAATTACCGCGTTTCTCCGCGACTATCTGGAAGCGCACTACGCGGAAGCGGTCAGCCTGGAGCAGTTGGCCGGTCTGGTCCAGCGCCATCCCCGCCACCTTATCGAGGCGTTTCGCCGCGCCTACGGGGTGCCGCCACATACTTATCTGCTGCAACGCCGGGTGCGTGAGGCCAAGCGCCTGCTGCTGGATGACCTGCCTCCCCTAGGGGTGGCGCTGTCCCTCGGCTTTTACGATCAGGCGCACTTCTCCGGCACCTTCAAGCGCTTCACCGGGGTGACGCCCGGACAGTTCCGCCGCGCCGCCCGCACCTGA
- a CDS encoding LysE family translocator: protein MLALFLLVASTHFAALLSPGPDFFLLLRAGLVKGLRHADGCAAGIALANLLSMLLVLLALGLLPSAGGPLWHALQLAGGAYFVWIGVQALLARRELALPEAEAGVPGAWRQGFSEGLLASSLNPKLPIFYAGLFGVLRHTAMPGWGLALSMAWMTAVVLIWDMALVRLLGHPRWRAWLQRRVRALDRLCGALLLALGISLAVGALALS from the coding sequence ATGCTCGCGTTGTTTCTGCTGGTCGCCAGTACCCATTTCGCCGCCCTGCTGTCGCCAGGGCCGGATTTCTTCCTGCTGCTGCGCGCCGGGCTGGTGAAGGGGCTGCGCCACGCCGACGGCTGTGCGGCAGGTATCGCCCTGGCCAACCTGCTGAGCATGTTGCTGGTGCTGCTGGCACTCGGCCTGCTGCCGTCCGCCGGCGGCCCGCTCTGGCACGCGCTGCAGTTGGCCGGTGGCGCGTACTTCGTGTGGATCGGCGTCCAGGCGCTGTTGGCGCGCCGCGAGCTGGCGCTGCCGGAGGCCGAGGCGGGAGTGCCCGGCGCCTGGCGGCAAGGGTTTTCCGAGGGGCTGCTGGCCAGTAGCCTGAATCCCAAGCTGCCGATCTTCTACGCGGGGCTGTTCGGTGTGCTGCGCCATACGGCGATGCCCGGCTGGGGGCTGGCCCTGAGCATGGCCTGGATGACGGCGGTGGTGCTGATCTGGGACATGGCCCTGGTGCGGCTGCTGGGCCATCCGCGCTGGCGCGCTTGGCTGCAGCGGCGGGTCAGGGCACTGGATCGCCTGTGCGGAGCGCTGCTGCTGGCGCTCGGAATCTCGCTGGCGGTCGGGGCGCTTGCTCTTTCCTAG
- the spoT gene encoding bifunctional GTP diphosphokinase/guanosine-3',5'-bis pyrophosphate 3'-pyrophosphohydrolase, whose translation MPSIDVLAERLSTYLGADQVNLVRRAYFYAEQAHDGQRRRSGEAYVTHPLAVANILADMHMDHQSLMAAMLHDVIEDTGIAKEALSAQFGETVAELVDGVSKLTQMNFESKAEAQAENFQKMAMAMARDIRVILVKLADRLHNMRTLEVLSGEKRRRIAKETLEIYAPIANRLGMHSMRVEFEDLGFKAMHPMRSERIRTAVRRARGNRKEIVNKIEESLTNCLRREGMEGEVIGREKHLYSIYKKMRGKRRAFNEIMDVYAFRIIVDKVDTCYRVLGAVHNLYKPLPGRFKDYIAIPKANGYQSLHTTLFGMHGVPIEIQIRTREMEEMANNGIAAHWLYKSTEDDQPKGTHARARQWVKGVLELQQRAGNSLEFIESVKIDLFPDEVYVFTPKGRIMELPKGSTAVDFAYAVHTDVGNSCIACRINRRLAPLSEPLQSGETVEIVTAPGARPNPAWLNFVVTGKARTHIRHALKQQRRSESISLGERLLNKALAGFESHLEKISPERIQAVLGEYRLDVIEDLLEDVGLGNRMAYVVARRLLASDGEQLPSPEGPLAIRGTEGLVLSYAKCCTPIPGDPIVGHLSAGKGMVVHLESCKNIGEIRHNPEKCIQLSWAKDVAGEFNVELRVELEHQRGLIALLASSVNAADGNIEKISMDERDGRISVVQLVVSVHDRVHLARVIKKLRALKGVIRITRVRA comes from the coding sequence CAACATCCTCGCCGACATGCACATGGACCATCAGAGCCTGATGGCCGCCATGCTGCACGACGTGATCGAGGACACCGGCATCGCCAAGGAAGCCCTCAGCGCCCAATTCGGCGAGACCGTCGCCGAGCTGGTGGACGGGGTCAGCAAGCTGACCCAGATGAACTTCGAGTCCAAGGCCGAGGCCCAGGCCGAGAACTTCCAGAAGATGGCCATGGCCATGGCCCGCGACATCCGCGTGATCCTGGTCAAGCTGGCCGACCGCCTGCACAACATGCGCACGCTGGAAGTGCTGTCCGGTGAGAAGCGCCGGCGCATCGCCAAGGAAACCCTGGAAATCTACGCCCCCATCGCCAACCGGCTGGGCATGCACAGCATGCGCGTGGAATTCGAGGACCTGGGCTTCAAGGCCATGCACCCGATGCGCTCCGAGCGCATCCGCACCGCCGTGCGCCGCGCCCGTGGCAACCGCAAGGAAATCGTCAACAAGATCGAAGAGTCGCTGACCAACTGCCTGCGCCGCGAAGGCATGGAAGGCGAAGTCATCGGACGCGAGAAGCACCTCTACAGCATCTACAAGAAGATGCGCGGTAAACGTCGGGCGTTCAACGAGATCATGGACGTCTACGCCTTCCGCATCATCGTCGACAAGGTCGACACCTGTTACCGCGTACTCGGTGCCGTGCACAACCTGTACAAGCCGCTGCCCGGCCGCTTCAAGGACTACATCGCGATTCCCAAGGCCAACGGCTACCAGTCGCTGCACACCACCCTGTTCGGCATGCACGGCGTGCCCATCGAGATCCAGATCCGCACCCGCGAGATGGAAGAGATGGCCAACAACGGCATCGCCGCCCACTGGCTGTACAAGTCCACCGAGGACGACCAGCCCAAGGGCACCCACGCCCGCGCCCGCCAATGGGTCAAGGGCGTGCTGGAACTGCAGCAGCGCGCCGGTAACTCCCTGGAATTCATCGAGAGCGTGAAGATCGACCTCTTCCCCGACGAGGTCTACGTCTTCACGCCCAAGGGCCGGATCATGGAGCTGCCGAAGGGCTCCACCGCCGTGGACTTCGCCTACGCGGTGCACACCGATGTCGGCAACAGTTGCATCGCCTGCCGTATCAACCGCCGCCTGGCGCCGCTGTCCGAACCGCTGCAGAGCGGCGAGACGGTGGAGATCGTCACCGCGCCCGGCGCCCGGCCGAACCCGGCGTGGCTCAACTTCGTGGTTACCGGCAAGGCCCGCACCCATATCCGCCACGCCCTCAAACAGCAGCGTCGCTCCGAGTCCATCAGCCTCGGCGAGCGCCTGCTGAACAAGGCCCTGGCCGGCTTCGAGAGCCACTTGGAGAAGATCAGCCCCGAGCGCATCCAGGCCGTACTCGGCGAGTACCGCCTGGACGTGATCGAAGACCTGCTGGAAGACGTCGGCCTCGGCAACCGCATGGCCTATGTGGTCGCCCGCCGCCTGCTGGCCAGCGACGGCGAGCAATTGCCGAGTCCGGAAGGCCCGCTGGCGATCCGCGGCACCGAGGGCCTGGTGCTGAGCTACGCCAAGTGCTGCACGCCGATCCCCGGCGACCCCATCGTCGGCCACCTGTCCGCGGGCAAGGGCATGGTGGTGCACCTGGAAAGCTGCAAGAACATCGGCGAAATCCGGCACAACCCGGAGAAGTGCATCCAGCTGTCCTGGGCCAAGGACGTCGCCGGCGAATTCAACGTCGAGCTGCGCGTCGAGCTGGAACACCAGCGCGGCCTGATCGCCCTGCTGGCCAGCAGCGTCAATGCCGCAGACGGCAACATCGAGAAGATCAGCATGGACGAGCGCGATGGCCGCATCAGCGTGGTCCAGCTGGTGGTCAGCGTGCATGACCGCGTGCATCTGGCCCGTGTGATCAAGAAGCTGCGTGCGCTCAAGGGCGTGATCCGCATCACCCGCGTGCGCGCGTAG
- the exbD gene encoding TonB system transport protein ExbD, with protein MGIHLNDGGDDLQETHEINVTPFIDVMLVLLIIFMVAAPLATVDIKVDLPASTAKPAPRPDKPIYLSIKEDKSLYLDNEQVTEEQLPGVLDKLTNADKDKTIFVRGDKVVEYGRLMEVMDALRGAGYLKIGLVGLETVGTQ; from the coding sequence ATGGGAATCCATCTGAACGATGGTGGCGATGATCTCCAGGAAACCCACGAGATCAACGTCACCCCCTTTATCGACGTGATGCTGGTGCTGCTGATCATCTTCATGGTCGCAGCCCCCCTGGCCACGGTCGACATCAAGGTCGATCTGCCGGCCTCCACCGCCAAGCCTGCCCCCAGGCCGGACAAGCCGATCTACCTGAGCATCAAGGAAGACAAGAGCCTGTACCTGGACAACGAGCAGGTCACCGAAGAGCAGTTGCCGGGCGTGCTGGACAAGCTGACCAACGCCGACAAGGACAAGACCATCTTCGTCCGTGGCGACAAGGTCGTGGAGTACGGCCGCCTGATGGAGGTGATGGACGCCCTGCGCGGCGCCGGCTACCTGAAGATCGGCCTGGTAGGACTCGAGACGGTCGGTACGCAATGA